Within the Punica granatum isolate Tunisia-2019 unplaced genomic scaffold, ASM765513v2 Contig00325, whole genome shotgun sequence genome, the region acaataaaatcttttaaatCGATTTCATAAGTTCTGATTAGTTCCATTTTCTTTGTATTATTTTCTTGGAATAAACATTTATCACTCCACCTAGTTTTGTTGCGAATGCAAACCTGGATTATGGAGCGAACATCAACAAAGAAGTTCGGCGAGGAGAAGAACTATATCAAGTTATGCCAAACTATATATTCTGGTGGAAATTCTATTGCCAATGCCAGTTGAAATCctcatttaatttaagaagATTTGCAAGCTCTAATGCGAACTAGTCACAAATATTACGCCAAAAGGCATCTCATCAATCTTCGGAGAAATCATGGTGTGCTTCGGGTTTGTGTGTAATGTCAGACGTCGTGGCTCGGACTATGGGGAAAAACACTCgtatttgtttttaaatttcaacTACAAGAAGGTGAAAGCATCCAATAATGATTTATACTCGGAAGATTTCTTTGACAGCAATTGGTCTATGATAGAAAGTACAAACTACACGATTCGTGGTCTTGGCATTCTACAGTGGATTATTTCCCATCAATATACTGAATGCATTTTGATTGATGGTGTCCATTGATTAGATAATTTCAGGTCATTAAGGTAGATAATGTTCTAGGGACCAATTTACATTGTCGTTCAGTatttgaatcgttttcattCGATCTCCCGAGTAGCTTATCATATGAATTTCAACTACCGCTGTTTGGGATTATGACCAATCACAGTCCACGTCTATCTCAATTGTTCTccaatttattttgtttctacTTTTGGTCGGACGACTTTCAATTGATCATCACAACCTTTATTCCTTTGAAAGCATCAGAATGCAAACTGTTAAATAAAACCCCGTCCTATTTCGCCTCCATGATTTTTATTACATGAATACTATAGATTATATGGTGTTTTTAAGTGAACTCCTGCGGAGTACCAATCGGTGGAATTTAGCTTTGATGGGTCTTACCAATTAAAGGATGGATACTAGTGTCataaattgaaaagaatttttcgaCTCGTATCGACACCATGGAAGAAGGATTGGGCTGATAATCACTACCATGATGGAGTTCGCACGCTATGGATCAACTATAATATCCTCCAGATCTCCATGAAATGCACATAATCTGAGCTAACCATGGAAATCCTATTTTAAGGCCAGGAATTGGTCTTCGTCCGCTCTAGAATTGACATTAATTGGATACCCTTCCTTTGGCAGGTGCGTGCCTACCAtgtaaaatctaaatatccgTGCTCTGTTTCaacatataaatttctttctgGGTGCGTGCAGCATATATACGCAGGGGTCCCATATGAGATTGTCAATACGAATCATGGATGGTACATAATCGATGAAAGTGGGTAGGGAGACAATCTCAAGATATAGAATACATATATAGTACAAGAGATTATTCGAATACATATGCCTAATTTTTATAAGTATTGTGTAGAATGCGTATATGTATTCTTCAAATACATATACCAATTAAATTCATGATCAAGTCTCTACTTAATTGATATATCGTGCAGCTTTTAATTTATCCATGAATTAGGGCaaagaagggaagggaaggaaaGTCTTATAGAATTTTCGAGAACTGATCCCTGATAAAATTTTCTgcctcttttctttcctttcctttcgtCTCTCTTTCTATCCAAACGGAGGTTAAAAGAAACTTAAATCATAGGGAAAGAGTTTTTTTGTGCTTTGATCATTTACCATGTAATGCGAAAGGGTGCATCAGCTATCTCTCCATCCGCTTGGCTATTTGCATGGATAGCATACAATCCACCAATCGTTGACTTAGTTTGCCAGGAAAACTAATCCAACTAtaagataatataataatgttaCTATGTTAAGATGGACTTCCATAAAACGAAAACCGGATAAAACATAAGAACATTGTATGTAAATCCAAATTTACAatgcagcaaaaaaaaaaaaatgaaggtgATACCGAGACATCTGGCCGACAGAAGATGACCATGGAAGTCGCGCCATGTACACAATTATATTCTTAATGTCTTAATTATAACTCAAGGTCGGGATCAATAGCGTCGTTGTCACTGCAAATTGGActatcccttttttttatttaaatttctcTAGAAAATATCAAAGAACTGAACTATTTCAATTATAAAGAGACCCATGGATTGAAGAACTAAACAATTTTAAAGAATGAAATTGCCATTATGATAAAGGTCTATACCCAACCCAGATCTGCTTAAGCTGGTAAATGAATGGAGCCAAATTTCTTATACATCCAgggttttcttttattgtctTTGGATTGAAGATTTCAATCACCACACGCTATCCTCACATGACAACATAAACTTTAACACTTGACCTTGTGTAAAATGCACCCTTGAAAACATCTGCATAAGCAATTTAACTGTGGTGTTatcaattaaatattaaatctCGGCCTCGACAATGGACTAGGCCAGAAATGGGCGAAGTCTTCCTCAGTAATTCGGGTTAGGAGACCTGATATGAGATGGAATATGCAACTTTCCACTTTGGATGACCTTCAACCACACActtataataaaatgaaaatcttAATCTTAatcttaataataataactaataaagggatatAGGTGGTCTCAATGAATATCGAATTTGGAATCTCTTGATTGCCAGGCGAATGAGTGCGTCATTGCACTACACCTTCTTTGATATGTGAAATTTCATTTTACTAATCTCTTATTTGGATTGTCCCTCCATTTCCTTTCAGATCCAAAAATAGTTTGCATGTAATAAATAGGGTGAGTTGACCACCCTCCCCTTCAAAAGCATCttaagggggggggggggggggggggggggggggtacTGGTTTGTATACGTACCTGAGCCGAGCTGAGTCGAGTCGAGTCGAGTCGTGTGTTGGCAAGGTCAAGCTTGGATCATACCTTGAAAAAAGTCAAGTTCGGGCTTGCTCAGGAACTTACTTGTGTATTAGATTCAACACGAACACTCAGTTTGCAATCTCAGTAGTTTATGCAGTATAAAATGttataattgaaaagtacaGCAATAGGAGCGTTGATGTTCATGAAATTGAATAACTAAAAATCATAAGAAGGAAGATAAGGAGAATATGTGATTTTAGTGCTACCTTATGAAGCATATAAATGAGGTATTTGCCCAGCAAACCATAGCCTTCCTCCAAGGGACACATATGCTGGGCTCTCTCATTGCTTTCCATGCACTGGAGGTGGAATTGGAAAACTTCCCTTTTGCACTTTTCAGGATTACTCTCTCTAAGTTTGTTGGCAAGTTTGATTACTTGGTCAAGCCTTGCTTGCCAGTGGCGGCTGCGCTCCTGAATCTGATCATTTTCAAAGAATGGAGCCTGGCTGCACTAAAGCTCCTGCTCGGTCTTGGATAAGAGTCCTTAGCATTTGGGCACTATTGTGGAGAGGAAGAGGTGAAATGAAACATTGTTCCTTATACAATGCGGCGGCCTTTGGACTTGGTCTTTAGCTGCTGTTGTATCTTTACGAGTTTCCATATTTTCAGGCTTCATGAGAATATAAAGCCAATAACAGACAATCTTGTGTGCCAAGCATTTGCATACTTGCAAACTGCAACTTATGCCCCACTGAACCACCCGATTGCCACAGCGCCTCCTACAGCTGCACTCTCTCCAGCACTCCttgataaatttcttttttaggtGGCCTTCGCAGGCTTGTAGAGCCCCACCATTTGATCTTTCAAGGGGACACTCTTGGCAATGGAAGTGGGAGCGCCTTCTGTGTTCACGAATCATAGCAGTACACTCTTCCAAAAAAACTTTCCTTCTCAAGGCCTCTTACTGTATATGCAAACTCACCTCCATTTAATTTGCACCAGCACAAGCATAGGGCACAGTTGATGACAGGCAATCAACACTGCAACTTGGACAACAGCTTCAGCCATCGATCTGAGCAAGAGAAAACCTGACAGATGCACCTTCACAAATTAGGCTCTGTGGTGTATAGAGAAAGGAGGGTGGGACCGTATTGTTGATCTCATTGATCCAACAGATATTGTCTATTTCTTCCCCTTTGGTGATATCATCACCTTTAAGAGTAGTGTGCTGGACTCCAGGAGTTGCTTGCCACTGTGCATGTGTCAAGCGATGTGGACCAGTGTCTTCAGATTGTGCCAATTGGGTACTTTCAGTAGTCTGAGTAGACCCGTTGGAGATAGCTTCCTCAATACCTTGTGCGGATTCATTTCAACGATCAGATGTTACAGATGGCACAGGAAGTTTTTCTGTATCATTTCCAACATTACAAGCATCATCCAGGACAGGTATATGCAATACATCCTGCACTGGCCCCATGTCAACTGTTCTATTTGAAACTTTGATTTTGCAAATAAGTATAATTGATAAGATATGGTAATCTATAAAATACTTCtcaaaattttgtttattcaaatttggaattctctcctttttttgggtttttttttattacaatttaaataattatttgaaattttaatttttttcaaataaatataatttataagatGTGATAATCTTTACAATATAATCTgaaatctaaaatttttcaaataaatataatctgGTAATATAcaataatttgtaaaatatatgTGAATATTTTGAACAttacaaattttcttttgaaattttagttttgcatataatataattgttaAGATATTGTACTCTATAGAATACGCTCtgcatttttaatttattcaaataacaataaattttttcgaTCTGATGAAAAATTCAGTATACTGCAATAGTAATTTATACACagtatattttaaattttcaaatttcctaataatataattattttttgagtgtttgatcaatttttcatgtaaatatatatttcgtaCTATTCCGACAACACACAAGCTAAtttcctaatatatatatatcaaagcGGACTTCAGCTAGGCTTGACCTGATGGCCTCACAACCCTACTACTCAATGTAGTTTTTATCCGGACTCGATTTAATGGCCACAAAAGTCAAAGCATCCAGATCACTCAATGAATTTTCTTAGTTTTtggtttttcattttaaataaatgtttcttataaatttgattatccaaaaatttatAGAATATTTCCTACATAAGATTTTGTAAAATCTGGAAGATTTATGaaagtttttaattttatagttttaatcacaaattttaatattaagcTAAGATATTATATTTGTATAATGTACGTTTggtataatttattaaatcaaTCTATCAGcatattataaatagaaattttagtCTCAGATTATGACCGGTTTCATCAGTAGGAAATATTGTTACCAAATGACGTAATTTAGATTTCATCATAAAAGTATCAATTTTAGTAACGtacaattacatttttttaacttctttaatattaaattgtaAATTCAAATGCCAATAGTcgtgtatatctatatatttataatatattttattgatgTCAAATTATAATCTTTAACAATTTTACACGTATCATAAACTTGATAAAAAAGGTAATGGAACATTTTCTATCCCTTGTGATGTACGAATTCCATGCCCAGTATAATAAGATTATAAAACAATAACGGATGGCCGTTGCCGTACACACCTACTAACCTTTGGGTCTTAGAGGTTCCCCTAGATGCTCTTATTACGTCCAACCCAATGTTCTAAATTGATCTATGGTTATGGCCGGTAATCCACGCTTTCGCAACATCACATCCACATTCAAAAGTTTATTTACTCACTAAGATGTTATGCTATGAAACTCCTACATTCGAAAGCGACATATGGGAATATTAAGCGATCTCTTTGCAAAGGTGTTCTCAGAGCTAGCATCTTAAAATGAGCAAGATGCCAAATTAGTATTCCCATCTGCGTATATGGATACTCGTGCCATAAGAAAATTGACTAAACATGATTGAGTAACCAATTGAGCATATGCAACTCAACAACGCAAAGTACGTTATGTAATGCTTATGAGTGTCCACATTAATTATCAGATTTACGAAAGCAGACGTTAATTACTTTGCAGCCGTCTCTGCCACGAATACCTTGCCCCTGTCGCCTTCAGTTGTTGCTTAATGCTGTAAATCCATCTTCATAAGTTGTTACCATATCGTGCCACGGTCCCCTTCTATACGCAACTATATTTTCCACTTGCGGATCatatttcagttacaaggaAAGTCAATCGtcttagtacaataaaataaggaattttaatagttaataaagggACACGTGGATTGCTTTAAGCGATTCGGCGCTTGTCTTGCTTAAGCAAGGCCTTGGGTCGAGTCCATGTGAAAGTAGAAAATTCTCGCTATGAGAACTTTACTCTTTATTGGGCCGATTCGgctcgattggattagtcggttTCCAACTGAGTTTTTGGATACTGGGGttcacaaagaaaaaaaaaaaggcacgGATGATCCCACAACAAGTATCGAACATGAAACTTCTTGATTACCGGGAGGTCCATGGATttagtacaataaaaaaaattaattgctAATAAAGGGGTATATAAGTATCGAACTTGCAACTTCTTGATTGTCAGACGAAAACATACGTTACTGCACTACACTCTCTTATAATTGCACTGCACTCTCTTTTGATTATATTACACCCTCTTTGATACTGGTCGTTCATATTGacattttgtcaaatttgtTAAATACTTATATTGCCACAAAAATAGTAATATtgccaaaaattaaataaattgaaaaacaaaaaaatgcaAACCCAATCCTATGAGTGTAAACCCGCTGGAGCTACATGTTTCGTAAAGCATGTAATCTGATTGTCACGTAAAACTTGGAATCGAGTAATGTCAGCCGAATTATTAACTTCCGGGCATATCAAACCTCTCGGTTGTAGAGTTCATTTTCTTATAACACCTATAATACACGTGTTGCGATTACAGAAATCGTTAGCATAAAATTAGTTTTCACGAACCATCTACAATATAAAAGTCTGTTATGGTATGAAAGACCGATAAGCAAGGGAACTTTGATTCCCTCCTTATTATATGAAAGAAGCGAAATAGACAAAAATGAGCTCAGCGGGGATATGGGAAGGGTAAAAGAAGATTAATTTGGAATCTATGATCTAACCAGGTTACGAAAAGTACAATCGACGAGCCCAACGCTATCACCTTCCTGACTTTCAAAATTGGACAAGTTACATCCTTTGATATCTCCAAATTATTTCCGAATTTATCGGGCCGACATGTTCCATCATCAAACATATGAGGCCTGTCTATAAATACCATATTTCCAAACCCTGAGGACTAGAATCAGTTCGACATGCGTATTACAATATTCTCACCAAAAACTATTCAAGAATTCGCAAAACCGATGTGTTCCTTCAATTATTACCGTCTGATCTTTTTCTCTGCCCTACTTGTGAGTTTCCTGGGGCCGCAGCGCTATGCTAGTGCTGATCCAACCGACGGATTTACACCAGTTCCATTGCAGAATGGAAATTTTGTACTTGAGAAACCATACAACGTGCCGCTGACTGATCGTTACAGCCATGTGGATGGAGTTAACAAGCTTTGGGTATACAACCATGACAAGCCCTTCAAGCCAGGAAGCGACACCCGACCTCGCACAGAGATTCGTATCAAAGTATTGCCTAACATCACACCCACACAAATATGCATTCCTAGTTTTCCTACATTTACTAGACATTGTATGAGATTTACTGTATGTATCAATGCATGGTCTTTTGGTAGGGATGCGACTATTCATCGGGAGTATGGCAGTTTGAGGGCTACGCTTATGTGCCAAGAGGCACTTCTGGGGTAACCATTATGCAGATCCATGGTGCAGCAGAAGGGGCTACGACGTTGCAGCTAAGGATTTACAATGGGGTCATGAGGTACTACAAGTACGACCTGGTGGCTACAGATCTGTACGACAAGTGGTTCAGATTGAACGTGATCCACGATGTGGGCAAAGGCAAGTTGACTGTTTTCATTGACGGCGAACAGAAGTATGAAGGGCACGACCAGGGACCGGGAGACCTCTATTTCAAGTGCGGGGTCTATGCAGCACCGGAGAAATCTAGCAACTATATGGAATCGAGATGGAGAGACattaaaatttacaaaaaatgaTGGTGTTGAAGTTGTGATTGTTGGTTTGCTATGTGACAGCACTTGCTCTTTTATATGTACCTTGTAATATGAAGTACTTAATAGGGTGGAGACACTTTAATCGTAtcgatattttattaaatatcaCACGGTGGAATTACATAGAAAATTTCTTATACATGTATTATATTTTCCAACTCCGACCTAGACATgctttttctctctttgttATCCGTTCCAGCTCTCCTGAACCCTACTAAACTCGTAAATTTTAACCAtttaaagataaggaaaaaaaaatatacgcTCTCACCtgataattaagagatttcatATTCTATACTTAGTGGAGTACATGTgttcatttattagttattgaAATTTCTATCTTTTTGCGTAAGGTCAGTGACCTCCTTGTAAACGAAAAcaagataagaaaaaaaattcattgaaaaTATCTCGTGACCAAGATTGGATTGACGTAAAAATGTAATTAGTCTCGGACAAGAAAATCCGTGATCGATCTCATcaaaagcagaaaaagaaaatatctacGGCGAAGAACCATTCCATGCTAATAAAATTCCCCCTCCAATTCCCCGAGGCCCTTCTTGCCGGATGGAGGATGTGTGGCATCAATGTCATTTCCCATACAAATTACTATTTGGTTTGAACTGATAATTTCCATTTAGATATCCGCTCACTTTAGTCATAAGATTTTTCTGGTGTATTTTTAGCTCCCGCCTCATGGGCAAATTAAGCACTGTTGGACAATATTACAGTTGCACTACACCTCATGGTTATACAGGTTAGGCATGATTGTAAACTCTCTTAGTTTATATCATAACATTCTCAATCTAGCATATAATTGCAATAAATATGTCAGCTGTGACAAGGAGAGTCACaaggacaaaaaaaatcaatttttatacAACAAGACTAAGGAAGAGAGCAAGTTCTCGAAGAGCGGAGAGAATatagaagaaagagaaattatggtgcatttgattttagagttaaagtaagtttgattttgattttgattttgattgtgaaaaatgataaatgagatgagattataaatttgacttggaaaacatgtatttttgttgtggagtgtgttgaattaaaatcaaaatcatgattctaaaatcaaatttacaaaTCAAACAGGGCCTtatagtttctttttctttcgaATACAAGTAAGGCTTGTGGTCTGATACAATGAGatataaattctaataattaataaagtgaCACAATTAACTCAATTGAATATCGAATTTGGAATATCTTGGTTATCGAGACCTTCTTTGATGAAGTATATGGGCAAAACTCAATATGGACTCTGAGGTTAGATTGCACAAAAATCAACAGTTATTGTCTTACACGATCGGACTTAGATGTTGGATGCCAAAAAATTGTACATAGATTGTTCAGTTGGCTCAAATCCCGGATATTAATGCATGCCCATACAACggtataaataataaatctaCGATCTATGCCCAATTTATGGAAAAGGGACACACGCAAAACTCTCATATTATGAATTCTGAATTGTTATTGTTTCTGAATAGTCATCTGAAAGGGCTTGCAACTTTATCTTCACTTTACAATGCAGATATAATATCTTGACATGTTCAATTTGATACCATTTCCTCAACCCCCGAAATTCTTGCCCTTTTAATATAACTGACCAGGCACAAGTACATAGTAATTCCAGTACTTGTTTCTTGAGCCCAACACTTCCCTTCTTGAGTTCCTCACCACTCTTCAGCAACAAGTCTCCTCCTTCTCCACCAATGAGCTTTAACTCAGCTGGTAATATGCTAATATTCCAAGTACTAAGGTTGGAAGTTCAAGTCTCCTTGGGAGCAAATAGGGGGGAAATGTCCCCCTTATTTGCCGTCTTGCGAAAGTAGTACTCCAATTATCAACTTACGGACAAGCGGTATTCCTCTGATACTTCATTGGAATTGCAATGATAAGCCCAAGACCTTGAGTCATGGTGCAATTATGCCTCAAATCGGACAATACGCAGTTAGGTTTGGACTCGTATGGTTACGTCCTGTGGAGGTTGCTACACTGGTCGCCCCCGACCCCTTTTATCTGGCAAAAAAAATCTCCTCCTTCCCGGACAAGCTGCTCTGCCTCTTATGGAGTAGGAATAGAGAAGTAGTAAACAATTTATACataacatatgtatatatgcggGTGTGATAGCGGACCTGAGGTGGGCTCGGCTGATGGGATTCGAATAGagcattttcaa harbors:
- the LOC116190135 gene encoding citrate-binding protein-like, with protein sequence MCSFNYYRLIFFSALLVSFLGPQRYASADPTDGFTPVPLQNGNFVLEKPYNVPLTDRYSHVDGVNKLWVYNHDKPFKPGSDTRPRTEIRIKGCDYSSGVWQFEGYAYVPRGTSGVTIMQIHGAAEGATTLQLRIYNGVMRYYKYDLVATDLYDKWFRLNVIHDVGKGKLTVFIDGEQKYEGHDQGPGDLYFKCGVYAAPEKSSNYMESRWRDIKIYKK